One genomic segment of Streptomyces sp. NBC_00239 includes these proteins:
- a CDS encoding MFS transporter, producing the protein MEDRRGWSQSLLAGAVFAVCMAGTTLPTPLYLLYEEKFGFSQLTVTVVYAVYAFGVMAVLLLAGNVSDAVGRKPALLWGLGFAAASAVCFLSADALGWLYAGRLLSGLSAGLFTGAATAYVMELAPPDGRARATFVATAANMGGLGCGPLVAGVLAQYAPEPLVLPFALHLALVAVSAVVLVRLPETVAERRPAATVRPSGLALPPQVRAVFAPAAIASFVGFALFGVFASVSPAFLSGYLGVDNRAVSGLVVALAFFASTLGQLGVDRVGVARSLPVGCAVLFAALALLAAALWTDLLALVVLSALVGGTGQGLTFRAALTAVAAAAPADRRAAVLSALFVVAYTGISLPVIGVGLLSDALDLERAGLAFIGCMLLLVSAAGAYLLRRPATTERT; encoded by the coding sequence ATGGAAGATCGCCGGGGTTGGTCGCAGTCCCTGCTCGCGGGCGCGGTGTTCGCCGTGTGCATGGCCGGTACCACCCTCCCGACGCCGCTGTATCTGCTCTACGAGGAGAAGTTCGGCTTCTCCCAGCTGACCGTGACCGTCGTGTACGCGGTGTACGCCTTCGGGGTCATGGCCGTGCTGCTGCTCGCCGGCAACGTCTCGGACGCCGTCGGCCGCAAGCCGGCCCTGCTGTGGGGCCTCGGCTTCGCGGCGGCCAGCGCCGTGTGCTTCCTGTCCGCGGACGCGCTCGGCTGGCTCTACGCCGGCCGACTGCTGTCGGGGCTGTCCGCAGGCCTGTTCACCGGAGCGGCCACGGCGTACGTGATGGAGCTCGCACCACCGGACGGCCGGGCGCGGGCGACGTTCGTGGCGACGGCCGCCAACATGGGCGGTCTGGGGTGCGGGCCCCTGGTGGCCGGCGTGCTGGCGCAGTACGCTCCCGAACCCCTGGTGCTGCCCTTCGCCCTCCACCTCGCGCTGGTGGCCGTGTCGGCCGTCGTCCTGGTGCGGCTTCCGGAAACCGTGGCGGAGCGGCGGCCCGCGGCGACCGTACGGCCCTCCGGCCTCGCACTCCCGCCGCAGGTCCGGGCGGTGTTCGCACCGGCGGCGATCGCCTCCTTCGTGGGCTTCGCCCTGTTCGGTGTGTTCGCCTCGGTCAGCCCCGCCTTCCTCTCCGGCTACCTCGGCGTCGACAACCGTGCGGTGAGCGGCCTGGTGGTGGCCCTGGCCTTCTTCGCCTCGACGCTCGGTCAACTGGGCGTCGACCGCGTCGGCGTGGCGCGCTCCCTGCCCGTGGGCTGCGCCGTCCTGTTCGCCGCGCTGGCTCTGCTGGCCGCGGCGCTGTGGACGGACCTCCTCGCCCTCGTCGTCCTGTCCGCCCTGGTCGGGGGAACCGGTCAAGGCCTGACGTTTCGCGCGGCCTTGACCGCAGTGGCCGCGGCCGCACCGGCCGACCGGCGGGCCGCGGTGCTCTCGGCCCTGTTCGTCGTGGCGTACACGGGCATCTCGCTCCCGGTGATCGGCGTGGGCCTGCTCTCCGACGCGTTGGACCTGGAGCGCGCGGGCCTCGCCTTCATCGGCTGCATGCTGCTGCTCGTCTCCGCGGCCGGCGCCTACCTGCTGCGACGGCCGGCAACGACGGAACGGACCTGA
- a CDS encoding carboxymuconolactone decarboxylase family protein — protein MEARLNPFTNPVLGKVLKHVIAAGKALEGTTLPAATQELVKLRASQINGCGFCTDMHFKDAVHAGESAERLNLVAVWREATVFTEAERAALELAEEATRIADAAGGVPDRVWENAAKHYDEDQLGALVGVITVINAFNRANVMLQTPAGDYRPGQFA, from the coding sequence ATGGAAGCACGCCTGAACCCCTTCACCAACCCCGTCCTGGGCAAGGTCCTCAAGCACGTCATAGCCGCGGGCAAGGCCCTTGAGGGCACGACCCTGCCGGCCGCGACCCAGGAGCTGGTGAAGCTCCGCGCCAGCCAGATCAACGGCTGTGGCTTCTGCACCGACATGCACTTCAAGGACGCCGTGCACGCCGGCGAGTCGGCGGAGCGCCTCAACCTCGTCGCGGTCTGGCGCGAGGCCACGGTGTTCACGGAGGCCGAGCGTGCCGCGCTGGAGCTGGCGGAGGAAGCCACCCGCATCGCCGATGCGGCCGGCGGAGTCCCGGACCGGGTGTGGGAGAACGCCGCCAAGCACTACGACGAGGACCAGCTGGGCGCCCTGGTGGGCGTCATCACCGTCATCAACGCCTTCAACCGCGCGAACGTCATGCTCCAGACCCCCGCCGGCGACTACCGGCCCGGCCAGTTCGCGTAA
- a CDS encoding RpiB/LacA/LacB family sugar-phosphate isomerase encodes MRICVSSDMDEPVARALLGQLRDRGHEVVAYGALSPGDDPQWAACSETAAREVAAGNADQAVVCCWTGTGASIAANKVPGVRAALCTDAYTADGARRWNDANVLALSLRLTSEPLLKEILDAWFAAEASAEAEDRENIARVERLDRARTTP; translated from the coding sequence ATGCGGATCTGCGTTTCCTCGGACATGGACGAACCCGTGGCTCGCGCGCTCCTGGGGCAACTGCGCGACCGCGGGCACGAAGTGGTGGCGTACGGGGCGCTGAGCCCCGGCGACGATCCGCAGTGGGCAGCCTGCTCGGAGACGGCGGCCCGCGAGGTCGCCGCCGGGAACGCCGACCAGGCGGTCGTGTGCTGCTGGACCGGTACGGGCGCATCGATCGCCGCGAACAAGGTTCCCGGCGTACGCGCGGCCCTGTGTACGGATGCCTACACGGCGGACGGTGCGCGGCGCTGGAACGACGCCAACGTGCTCGCGCTCAGCCTGCGCCTGACCTCGGAACCGCTGCTCAAGGAGATCCTCGACGCCTGGTTCGCCGCCGAGGCGAGCGCGGAGGCCGAGGACCGGGAGAACATCGCGCGCGTCGAACGGCTCGACAGGGCCAGGACCACGCCCTGA
- a CDS encoding 2'-5' RNA ligase family protein, whose product MPEPGTTAVVIVLPDAAPLLDAAWRIDPALVRRGVPAHVSLFYPFVPQAALTAGDEESVRSLAAGFPRADLLLEEVVTASGFVAVTVPGLQPIVDAFHAHWPRLRPYGGRFGTRPGAHVTVAMGTDDPTATARVRTAVDSLLPLRTRAAAVQLVELTEEGWQSRLTTPLGIPHGPCAPPASGAQRRRAESG is encoded by the coding sequence GTGCCAGAGCCGGGAACCACTGCCGTCGTCATCGTCCTGCCCGATGCCGCGCCGCTGCTGGATGCGGCGTGGCGCATCGACCCGGCCCTGGTGCGTCGCGGGGTGCCGGCGCACGTCTCGCTGTTCTACCCGTTCGTACCGCAGGCCGCTCTGACGGCCGGGGACGAGGAGAGCGTCCGTTCCCTGGCCGCGGGTTTCCCGCGAGCCGATCTGCTCCTGGAGGAGGTCGTGACGGCGTCCGGCTTCGTCGCCGTCACCGTTCCGGGACTCCAGCCGATCGTGGACGCGTTCCACGCCCATTGGCCGCGGTTGCGCCCGTACGGGGGCCGTTTCGGGACACGGCCCGGCGCCCATGTCACGGTCGCGATGGGCACGGACGACCCGACGGCCACCGCCCGGGTCCGCACCGCGGTCGACAGCCTGCTGCCGCTGCGCACCCGCGCGGCAGCCGTCCAACTGGTGGAGCTGACGGAGGAAGGCTGGCAGTCCCGGCTCACCACACCGCTCGGCATCCCGCACGGGCCGTGCGCACCGCCCGCTTCGGGAGCCCAGCGGCGGCGGGCCGAATCCGGCTGA